The Trueperaceae bacterium genomic interval GGGTCTTGCGCTGCACCACGGGACAGGGCCCAGCCAGCACGACGGTAACCGGGATCAGTTTCTCGCCCTGCCAGACTTGGGTCATGCCCACCTTGGTGCCCAGGATTCCTTTCACGTCTAACGTCCTCCGACAGTCTTTATCTCGATGTCGACCCCGGTGGGGAGGTCGAGGTGCATGAGGCTGTCGATGGTGCTCTTCGTGGGAGCCTTGATGTCGATCAGCCGGTTGTGGGTGCGGATCTCGAAGTGCTCGCGGCTGTCCTTGTCGGTGAACGGGCCGCGGAGCACGCAGAAGCGCCGGGTTCGGGTCGGCAGCGGCACAGGGCCGGCAACCTTGGCGCCGGTGCGCCGGACCGTGTCGACGA includes:
- the rpsJ gene encoding 30S ribosomal protein S10; translated protein: MAAPRIRIKLKAFDHRSLDSSATKIVDTVRRTGAKVAGPVPLPTRTRRFCVLRGPFTDKDSREHFEIRTHNRLIDIKAPTKSTIDSLMHLDLPTGVDIEIKTVGGR